In Mesoplodon densirostris isolate mMesDen1 chromosome 5, mMesDen1 primary haplotype, whole genome shotgun sequence, a single window of DNA contains:
- the LOC132490542 gene encoding proline-rich protein 23C-like produces the protein MGSRSRSPSAYPADWWGPQTEGPGPAKRRRTEEPEGPESESESEAAPSLDNLTGPPAADALTSVVVLPAGCALHLPLDDVDVLLEPEPTSVLQVSLGDHILMLVPEALLGWGVEGPWGQGLQRAAFLSAPGEYMALEPGFFCAAVPEIARQEEVNREEADAELLPPGMEAEAGSVAELRSITARVSGPSAQGFVPEPCPWAPNPSPEKGSPHHDDNLDMHLLEPFPDSPLQPLPPSPIPGPHERPQRPYGPKRKAQRCLFPE, from the coding sequence ATGGGCAGCCGGTCCCGCAGCCCCAGTGCCTACCCTGCGGACTGGTGGGGACCGCAGACCGAAGGACCCGGCCCCGCCAAGCGCCGCCGAACGGAGGAGCCCGAGGGCCCCGAGTCCGAGTCCGAGTCCGAGGCGGCGCCCAGCCTGGACAACCTGACGGGACCTCCGGCCGCGGACGCGCTCACTTCCGTAGTGGTCCTGCCCGCCGGCtgtgccctgcacctgcccctagATGACGTCGACGTGCTGCTGGAGCCCGAGCCCACGTCCGTGCTGCAAGTGTCTCTCGGAGATCACATCCTCATGCTGGTCCCCgaggccctcctgggctggggcgtGGAAGGCCCGTGGGGACAGGGCCTGCAACGGGCCGCTTTCCTGAGCGCTCCAGGGGAGTACATGGCCCTGGAGCCGGGATTCTTCTGcgcagctgtcccagagatcgCCCGCCAAGAAGAGGTCAACAGGGAGGAAGCAGATGCCGAGCTCCTGCCGCCtgggatggaggctgaagccGGCTCCGTCGCTGAGCTCCGCAGCATCACCGCAAGGGTGTCGGGACCCAGCGCGCAGGGCTTTGTCCCAGAGCCCTGTCCTTGGGCGCCCAATCCTAGTCCAGAGAAAGGCTCTCCTCACCACGACGACAACCTGGACATGCACCTTCTGGAGCCCTTTCCGGACTCACCACTCCAACCTCTACCTCCCTCTCCTATTCCGGGTCCTCACGAGCGCCCCCAACGCCCTTATGGTCCTAAGCGCAAGGCCCAGAGATGTCTGTTCCCCGAATGA